From Pseudoalteromonas piratica:
GTCAGCGTCAGCAGCAACGGTAATTTTACCGCGTACTTTACCGTTAACCTGCACGACAACTAGCTTCTCGTCTTCAACCATCGCTGATTCATCAACCACAGGCCATGGTGCATCAACGACTTCACCTTGCTTGCCAAGGTTTAGCCATAATTCATGACAAACGTGCGGCGTGATTGGTGAAAGCATAATGATAAGTGCTTCAAGTGCTTCATAACCAATAGCAATATCGTTGCTATCGTTTAATGGTGCTTTTACTAGTTTGTTAAGTAACTCCATTACTGCGGCAATAGCGGTATTAAATGTTTGACGACGATCTAAGTCATCAGACACTTTTGCAATGGCTTTGTGTAATTCACGACGAAGTACTTTTTGCTCGTTTGAAAGTGATGCCGCATCAAGGGCTGTTCGCTCATTTGCCATTACTTCGTTTGCGTACTTCCATACACGTTTAATAAAGCGATGCGCGCCTTCAACACCTGAGTCAGACCATTCTAGCGTTTGCTCTGGTGGTGCGGTAAACATCATGAATAAACGCACTGTATCCGCACCGTATTGGTTAATAACCGTTTGTGGGTCAATGCCATTATTTTTAGACTTAGACATTTTACTCATACCAGCTGATTCAACTGGCTGACCGTCGTCTTTATGCCATGCTTTTACAACACGGCCCTTGTCGTCTTTTTCGCTTTCAACGTCGCTTGGTGAAATCCAAACATCACCGCCTTTTTCGTCTTTACGGAAATACGTTTCTGCTAATACCATACCTTGACATAATAGGCGTTCAAACGGCTCATCAGAATTTACAAGGCCAAAGTCACGTAATAGCTTGTGGAAGAAACGCGCGTAAAGTAAATGAAGAATTGCGTGCTCAATACCACCGATGTATTGGTTTACTGGAAGCCAGTAATTCGCTGCACCTGGTTCTATCATGCCTTCATCGTAACGTGGACTACAGTAGCGCGCGTAGTACCAAGATGACTCCATAAATGTATCGAATGTGTCAGTTTCGTGGAATACTTGCTCGCCGTTAACGGTTGCTTTCGCCCACTCAGGATCAGCTTTGATTGGTGATGTAACACCATTCATTACTACATCTTCAGGAAGGCGCACTGGTAACATATCTTCTGTTGCAGCAAGTTCAGAGCCATCTTCTTTGTTTAACATTGGGATTGGTGAACCCCAGTAGCGCTGACGGCTAACGCCCCAGTCACGAAGACGGAAGTTTACTTTACGTTTACCGGCACCTATGCCTTCCAGTTTATCAGCAATCGCATTAAACGCTGCTTCAAACTCAAGACCATCGAATTCGCCAGAGTTAATTAAAACGCCTTTTTCAGTGAATGCTTCATTGGCGATATCTGCTGTTAGTTCAGATCCCTCTAAAGGTGCAATTACTTGTTTGATTTCTAGGCCGTAGGCAGTTGCAAACTCAAAGTCACGTTGGTCGTGACCTGGAACAGCCATTACCGCACCCGAACCGTAATCCATTAGTACAAAGTTAGCAGCCCATACAGGTACTTCTTCACCAGTTAATGGGTGAATTGCTTTAAAGCCCGTATCGATACCTTTTTTCTCCATCGTTGCCATATCAGCTTCAGCAACTTTGGTGTTTTTGCATTCTTCAACGAAGGCTGCAACCGCAGGATTATTTTTAGCGGCTTCTTGTGCAATAGGGTGACCTGCTGCAACGCCCACATAGGTTACGCCCATGAACGTATCAGGACGAGTCGTGTAAACCGTAAATGTTTCACCGTTATCAGCACGTTTAAAGTCGATTTCTAAGCCTTCAGAGCGACCAATCCAGTTGCGCTGCATCGTTTTAACTTGCTCAGGCCAGTGCTCTAGTTTGTCTAAGTCATCAAGGAGCTCTTGCGCATAGTCAGTAATTTTAATAAACCACTGTGGAATTTCTTTTTGTTCTACAACAGCACCTGAACGCCAACCACGACCGTCAATTACTTGCTCATTAGCAAGAACAGTTTGGTCAACTGGATCCCAGTTAACCGTTGACATTTTTTTGTATACAAGGCCTTTTTCATAAAGCTTTGTGAAGAACCATTGTTCCCACTTGTAGTACTCAGGGTGACAGGTCGCAATTTCACGATCCCAGTCATAACCAAAACCAAGTTGCTTTAACTGGTTGCGCATGTAGTCAATGTTTTCGTAAGTCCATTTTGCCGGTGCCGTATTATTTTTAATTGCGGCATTTTCTGCAGGTAGACCAAACGCATCCCAACCCATAGGCTGCATTACGTTTTTACCTTGCAAGCGTTGGAAACGTGACACTACATCACCAATGGTGTAGTTACGTACGTGACCCATGTGCAGGCGACCACTTGGGTAAGGGAACATTGAGAGGCAGTAAAACTTTTCTTTACCTTCTTGCTCAGTTACTTTAAATGTTTGATTTTCATCCCAATATTTTTGAACTTTCTGTTCGATATCCTGCGGGCTGTATTGCTCTTGCATTCTAATTTCCAAACTACTTGCAAAATAAATAAAAATTGGCGCTTAGCATAGCGTAAATTGCGGCGCTAATACACCCTTAGCAGTGGATTATGAGTAAGTTTTTTGTGTACTTTTTCGCGCCTATTGAGAGAGATTCGGTTAGTGCTGAACAGCTGCATTAGTGTTCAGTTAACTGCTTGAAACAAGATATTTTTTGGAACCTGACTATACTGAAAGTAAAAGGAAATGGAGGTGCAAAATGAAAGACAGTTACAATAACTACATTAAGCGTTTTCAATCATGGCTTGAAGATTTAAGTGAGCATGAATTAAAGGGTATTCAAAAAGCATTTTTTGACTTTCAAAAAGAGTTATCTGCAATTGGTAAATACTCCAAAGAGCAAATTCAAGATTATAGCTACTACTTAAAGCGAGACCTTGAGGAGTTCAAGCAGCTTCGCGAAAAGCAAAAAGAACAAGATTTGGCCGGGGCTGAATTTAACGAAGAATGGTGGTTAGCACTGTCACATTTAGTGGACAAAACACAACTAGAATGGTCGTTAATTTTAGATGATTTTGAACATAATGGTATTTATAAACAAGGTGAATGGGTTTCCTTTGGCGAGTTCCAATGTCGTGAATGTGGAGAGATTAAACATTTCACTCACCCTAGTCAGCTAGATGCGTGTACTGAGTGTAATGCTGTTGAATTTCATCGCATTGCCAGTGCGCCATAAATATTTAAACTTTCAGGTGTTATTTTATAAGGACTTGAGTAGACTCATACAAAAAATGCGATAGCGAGCAAGCGCTAATAAGGACGGTAGTAAGATGAACATTGGCGAAAAGAATAAATTAGGTGCAGATGTGTTAGCACCTCAAATAGAGTTGCACGCAATAGAAACCTGTATGGCACAGGCGTATCCAGATGAATACACAATCATTGGTCAAAAACGGGCGCAAAGTGCCATAGACTTTGCTTTAGGCATGGATTTGCCGGGATATAATATTTATGTGATGGGTGAACCTGCACTTGGCCGCTTTACTATGGTGCAAGAGAAGCTTGCAGCCCAAAGTCGCTCTAAGCAAACGCCCCCCGACTGGCTTTACTTAAACAATTTTGATGAACACCGTCAGCCGAGTGCCATTTTCATGGCAGCAGGCGAAGGCAAACTATTTTGCGATGATATCGATTCACTGATTGATGAAATCTTAGATACCTTTCCAGCGGCATTTGATAACCCCAATTACCAACGTCAGAAAAAAGCAATCGATAGTAGTTTTAACGAAAAGTATGATGAAGCACTCGAGATCGTTGAAAAAATAGCTAACCAAAACAATGTCGCCTTATTTGAAGAATCTGGTGTCATCAGTTTTGCGCCCGTAATAGAGGGTAAACAACTTGATGATGCAGAGTTTGCAAGCCTTGATGATGAACAAAAACAATTTTTCTATGATGTGATTTCACGGTTAGAAAATGCATTAAACGAAGCATTGATCGAATTACCTCGCTGGAAACGTGAATCTTCGGAAAAGTTACGAGAGTTAAAACAAAAAACAGTAGAAGCTGCGATTAAACCGCTGTTAAAAGATCTGGAGCATAAATACACCAGCCATTTAGGCATAGTTAAGTATTTAAAAGAGCTCAAAGCGGAGCTTATTGATGCCGTGCTTGAGTGGCTAGGTGAAGAGAGCGACGATAACAATAAAGAGGATCTTGATAAGCGTGCAATGCTTACAGAGTATATCGCTCCCAATATTATTGTCAGTCATAAAGAAGAGGGGGCGCCTGTTGTTTATGAACCAAACCCGACGTTTGGCAATATTTTTGGCAAGGTAGAATACACTTCACAATCAGGCTCCATTGTAACGAGCTTCCGCTCAATTCAATCAGGCGCGCTACACCGTGCCAACGGTGGTTATTTGGTAATGGATGCAGAAAAGCTGATGTCCAACAGCCAGGTTTGGGATGCCCTTAAACTCAGTCTTAAAAGCAA
This genomic window contains:
- the leuS gene encoding leucine--tRNA ligase, which codes for MQEQYSPQDIEQKVQKYWDENQTFKVTEQEGKEKFYCLSMFPYPSGRLHMGHVRNYTIGDVVSRFQRLQGKNVMQPMGWDAFGLPAENAAIKNNTAPAKWTYENIDYMRNQLKQLGFGYDWDREIATCHPEYYKWEQWFFTKLYEKGLVYKKMSTVNWDPVDQTVLANEQVIDGRGWRSGAVVEQKEIPQWFIKITDYAQELLDDLDKLEHWPEQVKTMQRNWIGRSEGLEIDFKRADNGETFTVYTTRPDTFMGVTYVGVAAGHPIAQEAAKNNPAVAAFVEECKNTKVAEADMATMEKKGIDTGFKAIHPLTGEEVPVWAANFVLMDYGSGAVMAVPGHDQRDFEFATAYGLEIKQVIAPLEGSELTADIANEAFTEKGVLINSGEFDGLEFEAAFNAIADKLEGIGAGKRKVNFRLRDWGVSRQRYWGSPIPMLNKEDGSELAATEDMLPVRLPEDVVMNGVTSPIKADPEWAKATVNGEQVFHETDTFDTFMESSWYYARYCSPRYDEGMIEPGAANYWLPVNQYIGGIEHAILHLLYARFFHKLLRDFGLVNSDEPFERLLCQGMVLAETYFRKDEKGGDVWISPSDVESEKDDKGRVVKAWHKDDGQPVESAGMSKMSKSKNNGIDPQTVINQYGADTVRLFMMFTAPPEQTLEWSDSGVEGAHRFIKRVWKYANEVMANERTALDAASLSNEQKVLRRELHKAIAKVSDDLDRRQTFNTAIAAVMELLNKLVKAPLNDSNDIAIGYEALEALIIMLSPITPHVCHELWLNLGKQGEVVDAPWPVVDESAMVEDEKLVVVQVNGKVRGKITVAADADQDAVEKAAFAEPNVTKFTDGLTIRKVIFIKGKLLNVVAN
- a CDS encoding zinc ribbon-containing protein, translating into MKDSYNNYIKRFQSWLEDLSEHELKGIQKAFFDFQKELSAIGKYSKEQIQDYSYYLKRDLEEFKQLREKQKEQDLAGAEFNEEWWLALSHLVDKTQLEWSLILDDFEHNGIYKQGEWVSFGEFQCRECGEIKHFTHPSQLDACTECNAVEFHRIASAP